The proteins below come from a single Micromonospora citrea genomic window:
- a CDS encoding type I polyketide synthase, whose translation MTPAPAPLRPCSGSGTPMANEDKLRDYLKRVMADLHDTRRRLSEAQSQELEPVAIVAMSCRLPGGVRNPDELWELLRDGRDAVAPFPDDRGWDLERLYHPDPDHPGTSYAREGGFVDGAGDFDSAFFGISPREALAMDPQQRLLLETSWEAVEAAGIDPAALRGSRTGVFVGTNGQDYGTLLMMSPDGDEGHSMTGGAAAVASGRVSYTLGLEGPAVSIDTACSSSLVALHLAVQALRAGECDLALAGGVTVMATPGLYIGSSRQRALAPDGRCKSFAAAADGAGFSEGVGWLLVERLSDARRNGRRVLAVVRGTAVNQDGASNGLSAPNGPAQQRVISQALTSARLATADVDVVEAHGTGTRLGDPIEAQALLATYGQDREDAEPLLLGSLKSNIGHAQAAAGVASVIKMVLAMRHGVVPATLHVDEPSPHVDWSAGAIELATEARPWPETGRARRAAVSSFGISGTNAHVIIEQPTEPVESPSGRTPGLVAADAFLWPVSARSTAALAGQAARLAAYVRQREGLDPAAVGWSLATTRSAFDQRAAVVGSTVDELLAGLDAVAAGLPAANVTSGVASGAGAGPVFVFPGQGAQSARMAAGLVGRTPVFDAKLAACQRALAPYLDVDLVSVLTGDDESWLERVEVVQPVLWAVGVALAAVWQHAGVTPAAVVGHSQGEIGAACVAGILSLEDAAKAVALRSRALTVLRGTGTMASVDLSAEALAERLSAFPGVGVAAVNGPSTVVVSGPPQPVADLVEACQADGVRARLIPVDYASHSAAVQEVAEQLRADLAGIAPHQGHTRLVSTLTGDWVDPESMTADYWYDNLRQTVRFDAAVRVAVAAGHTTFVEISPHPVLTMPVTAILDDAGATGHTLGSLRRGDDDPARLLTNLATAHAVGLPVDLTTVLAETDTVDLPTYAFDHHRYWPAPPAFLAAPDSPPDIDRWRYRVTWRAVPDLPLTWLAGTWLVPLPAGRGDDPLIAGVLGALGNFGADVVPVELDVTDEPAALADRLRAALTGPERPTAVLSLLGLDERAHPGHPATSLAASGTALLVQALGTLDVEAPLWCATRGAVAVSADDLPPHPVAASVWGLGRAVALEHPGRWGGLLDLPQTLDAQAGALLCAALGDDGGEDQLAVRDSGVFVRRLARITEPEPAGDWRARGTVLITGGTGGLGGHLARWAARSGAAHVLLASRRGPDAPGAAELEAELTELGVRVTVARCDVSDRAQVADLLAAVPADAPLTAVLHTAAVLDDGIVDTATPQRLHTVAAPKCAAAVHLDELTRDLELDAFVLFSSVAGTTGNAGQGAYGAANAFLDALAERRRAEGRTALSVAWGAWRGAGLPADNERAQQRLRRGGMVGMDPDLAVEALARALRRADTTTVIADVDWARFAPAFTLVRPSPLIGDLAEVRDAARQAAPENAGDEPEPSGAAARRFAGLPPAERASALLELVRQCAATALGYGGADDIPATRPFRDLGLDSLTAVDMRNFLATATDLRLPATLAFDYPNPTVLAAHLDELLTGVTADPATPAPATTAADDEPIAIVAMSCRLPGGADTPEQLWQLLAAGGDAIGEFPTDRGWDLDRLFDPDPENEGTSYAREGGFVAGAADFDPGFFGISPREALAMDPQQRLLLEASWEAIERAGIDPQALRGSPTGVFVGTNYQDYRNLMYGAEGAEGHLMTGNAGSVLSGRVSYTLGLEGPAVSVDTACSSSLVALHWACQALRRAECSLALVGGVTVMSTPGVFVGFSRQRGLAPDSRVKAFASAADGTSWGEGLGLLLVERLSDARRNGHPVLAVIRGSAVNSDGASNGLTAPNGPSQQRVIRQALANAGLAPADVDAVEAHGTGTRLGDPIEAQALLATYGRERPADQPLWLGSIKSNIGHTQAAAGVAGIIKMVLALQHGYLPQTLHVDEPTDQVDWSVGAVELLDEGRPWPVTGHPRRAAVSSFGISGTNAHTILEQAPEPVEPAEPTGGTARLPVVPVLLSARTPTALAAQADRWADRLTGPAAPPLVDVGWSSAVSRATLDHRAVVLAADRGDLDAGLRALAAGEDSPLLVTGAAAPRPKVAYLFSGQGAQRAGMGRELAEAFPVFAAALDEVCAALDPHLPRPLKPVLLAEAGTPDAELLDRTEFTQPALFAVEVAMFRLLEAWGLRPDAVAGHSVGEFAAAHAAGVLSLADAAELVAARGRLMQTLPAGGAMLAIAAAEAEVTAALGDRADRVSVAAVNGPAAVVVSGAGDAVEELAAEWTARGVRVRRLTVSHAFHSPLMDPVLDDLAAVAGRLRYQAPTVPMVSTVTGAPVDVTEIGTPGYWVRHARDAVRFADAVAALRDRNVTGYLEVGPDGVLTALVQAVLAEGAPAAGRAPLVVAALRRERPEPATLLRAVAALHAHGVCPHWPALYEGTGARRTDLPTYVFDRQRYWPEPPPWAALAAAEDGADVERRFWAAVEAEDFDSLVRDLEVDPDQPFGAVLPALSAWRRRGRERSLVDGTRYRAVWEPLADTPAADGSGRWLVLLPADRADDPELNSCTWALGGDVATVPVDTAADPDELTDELAAVLTDALGGAGEPLTILSFLGLDDAPHAEHPALPRGLAATVRLLQQLTDLDAPARLWCVTQGAVGVGDGDVPLNPRQAMLWGLGRVAALEQPARWAGLVDLPTTLEAWTAMRLGGVLTGDGVEDQIAVRDSGVLVRRLAPAVTTGEPEPWQPRGTVLITGGVGALGGHVARWVAGSGAERVVLTSRRGTDTPGATDLLAELTDLGVDCRIARCDAADRAAMTDLLADLRREGPPLRAVVHAAGVSEVVPLADTTLEDLAYVIAPKLRGAELLDELLDGVELDAFVLFSSISAVWGSGGQGAYAAGNAYLDALAERRRARGLAATSVAWGPWTESGMYTEGAAEQLRRRGLRVMPPGVAMAGLRHALAAGDTCVTVADVDWAVFQPLFTSLRPSPLLADLPAVRALAAAPVAEPDVPAPVARDLLAGLRALPGAERRAALLDMVRVDAAKVLGHSSADVIDTDRGFLDLGFDSLTAVELRNLLVAATGHELPTTVVFDYPTPEGLADHLHEELFPDHGGDAGGVGDEESVRRTIAAIPLDQLRQAGLLDQLLQLARTSADPAPAAPAASPAPEAQIHELDVAGLVRMALEGSDS comes from the coding sequence CTGACCCCAGCTCCGGCCCCCCTCCGTCCCTGCTCAGGAAGCGGCACTCCGATGGCCAATGAAGACAAGCTCCGCGACTACCTCAAGCGGGTCATGGCTGATCTCCACGACACCCGCCGCCGGCTCAGTGAGGCACAGTCCCAGGAACTGGAGCCGGTGGCGATCGTGGCCATGAGCTGCCGCCTGCCCGGCGGGGTACGCAACCCCGACGAGCTGTGGGAGCTGCTGCGCGACGGCCGGGACGCCGTCGCGCCCTTCCCCGACGACCGGGGCTGGGACCTGGAGCGCCTCTACCACCCCGACCCCGACCACCCCGGCACCTCGTACGCCCGGGAGGGCGGGTTCGTCGACGGCGCCGGCGACTTCGACTCCGCCTTCTTCGGCATCTCGCCCCGCGAGGCGCTGGCCATGGACCCCCAGCAGCGGCTGCTGCTGGAGACGTCCTGGGAGGCGGTCGAGGCCGCCGGCATCGACCCGGCCGCGCTGCGCGGCAGCCGGACCGGGGTGTTCGTGGGCACCAACGGGCAGGACTACGGCACCCTGCTGATGATGTCGCCGGACGGCGACGAGGGGCACTCGATGACCGGCGGCGCGGCGGCCGTCGCGTCCGGCCGGGTGTCGTACACCCTCGGGCTGGAGGGGCCCGCCGTCTCCATCGACACGGCCTGCTCGTCGTCGCTGGTGGCGCTGCACCTCGCCGTGCAGGCGCTGCGGGCGGGGGAGTGCGACCTCGCCCTGGCCGGCGGCGTGACCGTGATGGCCACCCCCGGCCTGTACATCGGGTCGAGCCGGCAGCGGGCCCTCGCCCCGGACGGCCGGTGCAAGTCCTTCGCCGCCGCCGCCGACGGTGCCGGGTTCTCCGAGGGCGTCGGCTGGCTGCTGGTCGAGCGGCTGTCCGACGCCCGCCGCAACGGCCGCCGCGTCCTCGCCGTGGTACGCGGCACCGCCGTCAACCAGGACGGCGCCTCCAACGGGCTGAGCGCCCCGAACGGCCCCGCCCAGCAGCGGGTCATCAGCCAGGCCCTCACGAGCGCCCGGCTCGCCACCGCCGACGTGGACGTGGTGGAGGCGCACGGCACCGGCACCAGGCTCGGCGACCCGATCGAGGCGCAGGCGCTGCTCGCCACGTACGGGCAGGACCGGGAGGACGCCGAACCGCTGCTCCTCGGCTCGTTGAAGTCCAACATCGGGCACGCCCAGGCCGCCGCCGGCGTGGCCAGCGTCATCAAGATGGTGCTGGCGATGCGGCACGGGGTCGTGCCGGCGACGCTGCACGTCGACGAACCGTCCCCGCACGTCGACTGGTCGGCGGGCGCCATCGAGCTGGCGACCGAGGCGCGGCCGTGGCCCGAGACGGGCCGGGCGCGCCGGGCGGCCGTGTCGTCCTTCGGCATCTCCGGCACCAACGCCCACGTCATCATCGAGCAGCCGACCGAGCCGGTCGAGAGCCCGTCCGGCCGCACCCCGGGCCTGGTCGCCGCCGACGCGTTCCTCTGGCCGGTGTCGGCCCGGTCGACGGCCGCCCTCGCCGGTCAGGCCGCCCGGCTGGCGGCGTACGTGCGGCAGCGGGAGGGCCTGGACCCGGCGGCGGTCGGCTGGTCCCTGGCCACCACACGGTCGGCGTTCGACCAGCGGGCCGCCGTGGTCGGGTCGACCGTCGACGAGCTGCTGGCCGGGCTGGACGCCGTCGCGGCGGGTCTTCCGGCCGCGAACGTGACCAGCGGCGTGGCGTCCGGCGCGGGCGCGGGGCCGGTGTTCGTGTTCCCCGGTCAGGGCGCCCAGTCGGCGCGGATGGCGGCCGGCCTGGTGGGTCGTACGCCGGTGTTCGACGCGAAGCTCGCGGCGTGCCAGCGGGCCCTGGCTCCCTACCTCGACGTGGACCTGGTGTCGGTGTTGACCGGCGACGACGAGTCGTGGCTGGAGCGGGTGGAGGTCGTGCAGCCGGTCCTGTGGGCCGTCGGTGTCGCTCTCGCCGCCGTGTGGCAGCACGCCGGCGTGACGCCGGCGGCGGTGGTCGGTCACTCGCAGGGCGAGATCGGCGCGGCGTGTGTGGCCGGCATTCTGTCGCTGGAGGACGCGGCGAAGGCCGTGGCGTTGCGGTCGCGGGCGCTGACGGTGCTGCGGGGCACGGGCACGATGGCGTCGGTGGACCTGTCGGCTGAGGCGTTGGCCGAGCGGCTGTCGGCGTTCCCGGGTGTCGGGGTGGCGGCGGTGAACGGTCCGTCGACGGTGGTGGTGTCGGGTCCGCCGCAGCCGGTGGCCGACCTCGTCGAAGCGTGTCAGGCCGACGGCGTGCGGGCCCGCCTGATTCCCGTGGACTACGCCTCCCACTCGGCGGCCGTGCAGGAGGTGGCGGAGCAACTCCGCGCGGACCTGGCCGGCATCGCCCCGCACCAGGGCCACACCCGTCTCGTGTCGACGTTGACCGGGGACTGGGTGGATCCGGAGTCGATGACGGCGGACTACTGGTACGACAACCTGCGGCAGACCGTGCGGTTCGACGCCGCGGTGCGGGTGGCGGTCGCCGCGGGTCACACGACGTTCGTGGAGATCTCTCCGCATCCGGTGCTGACGATGCCGGTGACGGCGATCCTGGACGACGCCGGCGCCACGGGCCACACCCTGGGCAGCCTGCGCCGGGGTGACGACGATCCGGCGCGGCTGCTGACGAACCTCGCCACCGCCCACGCCGTCGGCCTGCCCGTCGACCTCACCACCGTCCTCGCCGAGACCGACACCGTCGACCTGCCCACCTACGCCTTCGACCACCACCGGTACTGGCCCGCGCCGCCGGCCTTCCTCGCCGCCCCCGACAGCCCCCCGGACATCGACCGGTGGCGCTACCGGGTCACCTGGCGGGCCGTGCCCGACCTGCCGCTGACCTGGCTGGCCGGCACCTGGCTCGTACCGCTGCCCGCCGGGCGGGGCGACGACCCCCTGATCGCCGGGGTGCTGGGCGCGCTCGGCAACTTCGGCGCGGACGTCGTACCCGTGGAGCTGGACGTCACCGACGAGCCGGCGGCGCTGGCCGACCGGCTGCGCGCCGCGCTCACCGGCCCGGAGCGGCCCACCGCCGTGCTCTCGCTGCTCGGCCTCGACGAACGGGCGCACCCCGGGCACCCGGCGACCTCGCTGGCCGCCTCGGGCACCGCCCTGCTGGTGCAGGCGCTCGGCACGCTCGACGTCGAGGCGCCCCTGTGGTGCGCGACCCGGGGCGCCGTCGCGGTCTCCGCCGACGACCTGCCGCCGCACCCCGTGGCGGCCTCCGTGTGGGGGCTCGGCCGCGCCGTCGCCCTCGAACACCCCGGCCGCTGGGGCGGCCTGCTCGACCTGCCGCAGACCCTCGACGCCCAGGCCGGCGCCCTGCTCTGCGCGGCGCTCGGCGACGACGGCGGCGAGGACCAGCTCGCCGTCCGCGACTCCGGCGTGTTCGTCCGCCGGCTCGCCCGGATCACCGAACCCGAGCCGGCCGGCGACTGGCGGGCGCGCGGCACCGTCCTGATCACCGGCGGCACCGGCGGGCTGGGCGGGCACCTGGCCCGCTGGGCCGCCCGGTCCGGCGCCGCGCACGTCCTGCTGGCCAGCCGGCGCGGCCCGGACGCCCCGGGCGCCGCCGAGCTGGAGGCGGAGCTGACCGAGCTCGGCGTACGGGTCACCGTGGCCCGCTGCGACGTCAGCGACCGCGCGCAGGTGGCCGACCTGCTGGCCGCCGTCCCCGCCGACGCACCGCTGACCGCCGTGCTGCACACCGCCGCCGTCCTCGACGACGGCATCGTCGACACCGCCACCCCGCAACGCCTGCACACCGTCGCCGCACCCAAGTGCGCCGCCGCCGTCCACCTCGACGAGCTGACCCGCGACCTCGAACTGGACGCCTTCGTGCTCTTCTCCTCGGTCGCCGGTACCACCGGCAACGCCGGGCAGGGCGCGTACGGGGCGGCGAACGCCTTCCTCGACGCGCTCGCCGAGCGGCGCCGGGCCGAGGGCCGGACCGCCCTCTCCGTCGCCTGGGGCGCGTGGCGCGGCGCCGGTCTGCCCGCCGACAACGAGCGCGCCCAGCAGCGGCTGCGCCGGGGCGGCATGGTCGGCATGGACCCCGACCTGGCCGTCGAGGCCCTCGCGCGGGCGCTGCGCCGTGCCGACACGACCACCGTCATCGCCGACGTCGACTGGGCCCGGTTCGCCCCGGCGTTCACCCTGGTCCGACCCAGCCCTCTGATCGGCGACCTCGCCGAGGTGCGGGACGCGGCCCGGCAGGCCGCGCCGGAGAACGCCGGGGACGAGCCGGAGCCGTCGGGGGCAGCGGCCCGACGCTTCGCCGGGCTTCCCCCGGCGGAGCGCGCCTCGGCGCTGCTGGAGCTGGTCCGCCAGTGCGCCGCGACCGCGCTCGGGTACGGCGGGGCCGACGACATCCCGGCCACCCGCCCCTTCCGCGACCTGGGCCTGGACTCGCTGACCGCGGTGGACATGCGCAACTTCCTGGCCACCGCCACCGACCTGCGGCTACCCGCGACGCTCGCCTTCGACTACCCGAACCCGACGGTGCTCGCCGCGCACCTCGACGAACTGCTCACCGGGGTGACCGCGGACCCGGCCACGCCCGCACCGGCCACCACGGCCGCCGACGACGAGCCGATCGCCATCGTGGCGATGAGCTGCCGTCTCCCCGGCGGGGCGGACACCCCGGAGCAGCTGTGGCAGCTCCTCGCCGCCGGCGGCGACGCGATCGGCGAGTTCCCCACCGACCGGGGCTGGGACCTCGACCGGCTCTTCGACCCCGACCCAGAGAACGAGGGCACCAGCTACGCCCGCGAGGGCGGCTTCGTCGCCGGGGCCGCCGACTTCGACCCCGGGTTCTTCGGCATCAGCCCCCGCGAGGCGCTGGCCATGGACCCGCAGCAGCGGCTGCTGCTGGAGGCGTCCTGGGAGGCCATCGAGCGGGCCGGCATCGACCCGCAGGCCCTGCGCGGCAGCCCCACCGGCGTCTTCGTCGGCACCAACTACCAGGACTACCGGAACCTGATGTACGGCGCGGAGGGCGCCGAGGGGCACCTGATGACCGGCAACGCCGGCAGCGTCCTCTCCGGGCGGGTGTCGTACACCCTCGGGCTGGAGGGGCCCGCCGTCTCGGTGGACACCGCCTGCTCCTCGTCGCTGGTGGCGCTGCACTGGGCCTGCCAGGCGCTCCGCCGGGCGGAGTGCTCCCTCGCCCTCGTCGGGGGCGTCACCGTGATGTCCACCCCCGGCGTGTTCGTCGGCTTCAGCCGGCAGCGGGGCCTGGCCCCGGACAGCCGGGTCAAGGCGTTCGCCTCCGCCGCCGACGGCACGAGCTGGGGCGAGGGACTCGGCCTGCTGCTGGTCGAGCGGCTCTCCGACGCCCGCCGCAACGGCCACCCCGTGCTCGCGGTGATCCGGGGCAGCGCCGTCAACTCCGACGGCGCGTCCAACGGCCTCACCGCGCCCAACGGGCCGTCGCAGCAGCGGGTGATCCGGCAGGCCCTCGCCAACGCCGGACTCGCCCCGGCCGACGTGGACGCCGTCGAGGCGCACGGCACCGGCACCAGGCTCGGCGACCCGATCGAGGCCCAGGCCCTGCTCGCCACGTACGGCCGGGAGCGCCCCGCCGACCAGCCCCTCTGGCTCGGCTCGATCAAGTCCAACATCGGCCACACCCAGGCCGCGGCCGGCGTCGCCGGGATCATCAAGATGGTGCTGGCCCTCCAGCACGGCTACCTGCCGCAGACCCTGCACGTCGACGAGCCGACCGATCAGGTGGACTGGAGCGTCGGCGCGGTCGAGCTGCTCGACGAGGGCCGCCCGTGGCCCGTCACCGGCCACCCGCGCCGGGCCGCCGTCTCCTCGTTCGGGATCAGCGGCACCAACGCGCACACCATCCTGGAGCAGGCGCCCGAGCCGGTCGAGCCGGCCGAGCCGACGGGCGGGACGGCCCGGCTGCCGGTCGTGCCGGTGCTGCTGTCGGCGCGTACGCCCACGGCGCTGGCCGCCCAGGCCGACCGCTGGGCCGACCGGCTCACCGGGCCGGCGGCCCCGCCACTTGTCGACGTCGGCTGGTCGTCGGCCGTCTCCCGGGCCACCCTGGACCACCGGGCCGTCGTTCTCGCCGCCGACCGGGGCGACCTGGACGCCGGGCTGCGCGCCCTCGCCGCCGGCGAGGACTCGCCGCTGCTGGTCACCGGCGCGGCCGCGCCCCGGCCGAAGGTGGCGTACCTCTTCTCCGGGCAGGGGGCCCAGCGGGCCGGGATGGGCCGCGAGCTGGCCGAGGCCTTCCCGGTCTTCGCCGCCGCCCTCGACGAGGTGTGTGCCGCCCTCGACCCGCACCTGCCCCGCCCGCTGAAGCCGGTGCTGCTCGCCGAGGCCGGCACCCCCGACGCGGAGCTGCTGGACCGCACCGAGTTCACCCAGCCGGCGCTCTTCGCCGTCGAGGTGGCGATGTTCCGGCTGCTGGAGGCGTGGGGCCTGCGCCCCGACGCGGTCGCCGGGCACTCCGTCGGCGAGTTCGCCGCCGCCCACGCCGCCGGGGTGCTCTCCCTGGCCGACGCCGCCGAGCTGGTCGCCGCCCGCGGCCGGCTGATGCAGACGCTGCCGGCCGGCGGCGCGATGCTCGCCATCGCCGCCGCCGAGGCGGAGGTGACCGCCGCGCTCGGCGACCGCGCCGACCGGGTCTCGGTCGCCGCCGTCAACGGCCCCGCCGCCGTCGTGGTTTCCGGGGCCGGCGACGCCGTCGAGGAGCTGGCCGCCGAGTGGACCGCCCGGGGCGTACGGGTCCGGCGGCTGACGGTCAGCCACGCGTTCCACAGCCCGCTGATGGACCCGGTGCTCGACGACCTCGCCGCCGTCGCCGGGCGGCTGCGGTACCAGGCCCCGACCGTCCCGATGGTCTCCACCGTCACCGGCGCGCCGGTCGACGTGACCGAGATCGGCACGCCCGGGTACTGGGTGCGGCACGCCCGCGACGCGGTGCGCTTCGCCGACGCCGTCGCGGCGCTGCGGGACCGCAACGTCACCGGCTACCTGGAGGTCGGCCCGGACGGGGTGCTCACCGCCCTCGTCCAGGCCGTCCTCGCCGAGGGCGCCCCGGCCGCCGGCCGCGCCCCGCTGGTCGTGGCCGCCCTGCGCCGGGAGCGCCCCGAGCCGGCCACCCTGCTGCGGGCGGTCGCCGCGTTGCACGCCCACGGCGTCTGCCCGCACTGGCCGGCCCTGTACGAGGGCACCGGCGCCCGCCGAACCGACCTGCCCACGTACGTCTTCGACCGGCAGCGCTACTGGCCGGAGCCGCCGCCCTGGGCCGCGCTGGCGGCCGCCGAGGACGGCGCCGACGTCGAGCGCCGCTTCTGGGCGGCCGTCGAGGCCGAGGACTTCGACTCGCTCGTCCGCGATCTCGAGGTGGACCCCGACCAGCCGTTCGGGGCGGTGCTGCCCGCGCTGTCCGCGTGGCGGCGACGCGGCCGGGAACGCTCCCTCGTGGACGGCACCCGGTACCGGGCGGTCTGGGAACCCCTCGCCGACACGCCCGCGGCGGACGGGTCCGGCCGCTGGCTCGTGCTGCTGCCCGCCGACCGGGCGGACGACCCGGAACTCAACTCGTGCACCTGGGCGCTGGGCGGGGACGTCGCCACCGTGCCCGTCGACACCGCCGCCGACCCGGACGAGCTGACCGACGAACTCGCCGCCGTCCTCACCGACGCGCTGGGCGGGGCAGGCGAGCCGCTGACGATCCTGTCCTTCCTCGGCCTGGACGACGCCCCGCACGCCGAGCACCCCGCGCTGCCCCGCGGCCTCGCCGCGACCGTGCGGCTGCTCCAGCAGCTGACCGACCTGGACGCGCCGGCCCGGCTCTGGTGCGTCACCCAGGGCGCCGTCGGGGTCGGCGACGGCGACGTCCCGCTCAACCCCCGACAGGCGATGCTGTGGGGCCTGGGCCGGGTGGCCGCGCTCGAGCAGCCCGCCCGCTGGGCCGGGCTGGTCGACCTTCCCACCACCCTCGAAGCCTGGACGGCGATGCGCCTCGGCGGCGTCCTCACCGGCGACGGCGTCGAGGACCAGATCGCCGTCCGCGACTCGGGCGTGCTGGTCCGGCGGCTCGCCCCCGCCGTCACCACCGGGGAACCCGAGCCGTGGCAGCCCCGGGGCACCGTGCTGATCACCGGCGGCGTCGGCGCCCTCGGCGGGCACGTGGCCCGCTGGGTGGCCGGCTCCGGCGCCGAGCGGGTGGTGCTGACCAGCCGCCGCGGCACCGACACCCCGGGCGCCACCGACCTGCTCGCCGAGCTGACCGACCTCGGGGTGGACTGCCGGATCGCCCGGTGCGACGCCGCCGACCGGGCCGCGATGACCGACCTCCTGGCCGACCTGCGGCGCGAGGGTCCGCCGCTGCGCGCGGTGGTGCACGCCGCCGGGGTCAGCGAGGTGGTGCCGCTGGCCGACACCACCCTGGAGGACCTGGCGTACGTCATCGCCCCGAAGCTCCGCGGCGCCGAACTGCTCGACGAGCTGCTCGACGGCGTCGAGCTGGACGCGTTCGTGCTCTTCTCCTCCATCTCGGCGGTGTGGGGCAGCGGCGGGCAGGGCGCGTACGCGGCCGGCAACGCCTACCTGGACGCGCTCGCCGAGCGGCGACGCGCCCGGGGCCTGGCGGCCACCTCCGTCGCCTGGGGGCCGTGGACGGAGTCGGGCATGTACACCGAGGGCGCGGCGGAGCAGCTGCGCCGGCGCGGCCTGCGGGTGATGCCGCCCGGCGTGGCGATGGCGGGGCTGCGGCACGCCCTGGCGGCCGGCGACACCTGCGTCACCGTCGCCGACGTCGACTGGGCCGTCTTCCAGCCGCTGTTCACCTCGCTGCGGCCCAGCCCGCTGCTGGCGGACCTGCCGGCCGTACGCGCGCTCGCCGCCGCCCCCGTCGCCGAGCCGGACGTGCCCGCGCCGGTCGCCCGGGACCTGCTCGCCGGCCTGCGGGCGCTGCCCGGCGCCGAGCGGCGGGCCGCGCTGCTGGACATGGTGCGGGTCGACGCCGCGAAGGTGCTCGGCCATTCCTCGGCCGACGTGATCGACACCGACCGGGGCTTCCTGGACCTCGGCTTCGACTCACTCACCGCCGTGGAGCTGCGCAACCTGCTCGTCGCGGCCACCGGGCACGAACTGCCCACCACCGTCGTCTTCGACTACCCCACGCCCGAGGGCCTCGCCGACCACCTGCACGAGGAACTCTTCCCCGACCACGGCGGGGACGCCGGTGGCGTGGGCGACGAGGAGTCGGTCCGCCGGACCATCGCCGCGATCCCGCTGGACCAGCTGCGGCAGGCGGGCCTGCTCGACCAACTGCTCCAGCTGGCCCGTACGAGCGCCGACCCGGCGCCCGCCGCCCCGGCCGCGTCGCCCGCGCCCGAGGCCCAGATCCACGAACTCGACGTCGCCGGCCTGGTCAGGATGGCCCTGGAAGGCTCCGACTCGTGA